The sequence below is a genomic window from Anopheles cruzii chromosome 3, idAnoCruzAS_RS32_06, whole genome shotgun sequence.
AGGAGGGGAGGGCTAGGGCAGCACACGCTAGCTAGTGTCAGTAACATGAAACATCTAtataaattatcaataaaagcaaaactagCAAGAAAATCTTTCAGTAGCAATGCGGTGGTTCTGTGGTTTGATTGTTCCCCGCTGTTCCATATCACGACCAAAGCAGATTGCGACCCAAACTTTTCCTTCATTCGCTCCTGCTTGACATTGTTCGATGTTCGATCACGGTATTATCTAAGAGGtttgtaagaaaaaaaaacccgttttCACATCTTATCTGTAACAGAATAGTGTAATACAAATTGACGAGTGTTTCGTCGTTTCGTGCGTATGGCGTGGCCGGAACAACGATAAGATATCTTCGCATTTAACCGCTCGGAAGGGCGCTTGCGATTCTGCCAAAGTTGTTGTTTCAAGTGATTACAATCACTGGCAGCGTCACCGATAACGACAAAGCGCCAGCGGATTCAGCGGACCGCTTTTCAGTCAGCATTatttgttgattgatttttaatgcACATTTGCAACGCAGCGCATGCAGCCCTTTTCCGTATGGTGTGCACCCGAATGAGACACCCGAGAGACGGTGTGTCGATCGTGTGGTGCTATAAAAAAGCACAAGAATCGCACCCGGCGTGATAATGTTCGTGGCACACCGCTTCCGCTGTGAAACGGACACAACAAAGGCCCCGCCGagacgagagaaagagagcaaagtAGAGGGCACCCTTGCCAATCCtttcactgctgctgctgaagccgTGTCGCCCTAGCAATTGCGCGATAGTTTTCCGACCGCATTCGAGCGCGAACCCAAACCGCGAGACACTAGCTAGCGAGCGAACGCGAACTGCGAAGACGTTGTGCCCGTCGTCGcgaagtgaaaagtgaaagtCGCAAAGCCGGAAAGCGGACTCGGATAATCGGATCTAGGCGCCACAGCTAATCCACTCACGCAAACAATATGGCACCCCTTCGATGGGCGATCGTAAGCGCGGGCACGATATCGCACGATTTTGCTTGCGCCGTCTCGACACTGCCGGAAGCGGACCATCGGATTGTGGCCGTCAGTGCCCGTGGATTGGAGAACGCTCGCAAGTTTGCCGAACTGCACGGTATACCGCGCTTCTACGAGGATTACGCAGCGATCGCGAAGGATGCGGAGGTCGGTGAGTGAAAGCGAACGATTCGTGGAGAAATTCGTTCCGAGCCACGCAAGAACCTTCGTCAGTTTGGACATTTAAATCTGCTGACGATCATTTGGCGCTCAACTAGATCACGGATCAGTCGGATTGATGGATTAATGcttttctcttctcttccCGCGCAGATGTGGTGTTTATCGGTACGGTAAGCAGTGCGCATTACGAGGTCAGCCGGATGATGTTGGAAGCCGGCAAGCACGTCCTTTGTGAGAAGCCTTTGTGCGTGAATCGCGGTCAAGTGCGGGCCCTGCTAGACTTTGCCCGCACCCAGCAGCGGTTCTGCATGGAGGCGATCTGGTCACGGTTTTTCCCGAGCTACGCCCATCTGCGCGAGCGCACCGTCCGCGGCGACCTGGGCCGCGTGCAGCACGTGGAGGTGCAGTTCGGGTTTCCCGTGACCCACGTCGAGCGCGTCCGCATGAAAAGTCTCGGCGGTGGGGCAGTTCTCGATCTTGGTGTGAACGCGATTCAGGTAGCGATGTGGGCCTTCCAGGCGGAGCCGCTACGAGTCGaggcggccggccagctgaACGACGAAGGCATCGATGTGGGCATCACAGCCACGCTGCACTTCCCGAACGGTGGTACCGCCCGGTTAAGGACGAGCGCGATCGACAGGCTCCCGAACAAGGCCGTCGTGACGGGCACGAAAGGATCGATCACGGTACGTACCTAGAAGCCTGTTGGCGCCCGGCATATTTACTGTCACCGATTCCGTATTATAGCTCCACGATTTCTGGTGCCCGATCGAGCTGACCGATATCGACGGTACGATCCGATCGTATCCACTGCCACCGTCGAAGGTGGAGTGTATCCTGGCGAACAGCGTCGGTCTGCGGTACGAAGCGGAGGAAACGCGTAAACGCATCCTGGCCGGTGAATTCGAGTCGCCCACCATGTCGCACCAGGACAGTCTAGCGCTTGCCGGGGTGCAGGATGCGATCCGGAAGCAGATCGGTGCCGAAATGCCGGAAGACTACATCTTCAAGGATTGAAAAAGGTGTTGCGGCTGCGGAACGGTCGTTAGTTTTATGGATTTTCTCTCTTCGGTTAAATATATGAAGCGATGCGGACCAAAGGCAGATGGTGCTTACatacgttttctttcttttgcaaaCCCCGCCGTGTCATCAAGCCTCATAAAACACCACGACACcccaacaaacacacggccACGTTCTACATTTGTCTTGTAACTCCTATACAGTTCTTTATTCTGGTTTAGTTTGTTTCCTGCTGCTCTTGGgttctgttttgattttttactTTATATCGTTAGCAATAATACACTTTGCACTTCCCGGGCGCCGGGTTCGGCGCCGCTCCTCACCAGCAGCGGGTGGTGCGCCGTCGGGCCACCCTCGTCCTTTACAAGCTAGAAAATTATCAACTAAACTCTATCAACCAAGGGCCAGGTGACGGTGAAAgaaaccccggaccggaccacgCTTGCGGGCCCCGTTTTCCTCACTTTTTCGCTACACTCTCTATCGCCGCGCCGTACACTATCTTACTCTGATcacggaaaacaacaaacttttACTTTGCTACTTCGTAACTTTTGACTCGCATCGTTCATCGACAATCGGGTGGTTTATCCTTACTCGACGGGGCGTAGAATTTGAGTAGAATTGAGATGGTTGCTTGCTATTTGCGTTTGATATTCCCCCCGCCGTTTTGGATTAGTTTCTCGCATATTTTTCAGTAACCGTTCAACTAACTTTACTACACACACGGTTGTGTTTTTAatctgtttcctttttcctgtCACTATTCGAACTATTGCCACTGGAACAAAGGGGGGTTTAAAACGGAAAATCTGCACGAAATCACATAATAAACAACTAAGACACTTAACTCGCAGTGGGAGCGCAGTTTTATACACTAAAAGGGGGGGTTAGATTAGCGAACAATAGTTTCATATTTTTGCGTTTGCGAGCAGCGCGTGTGTCCTATTCGGCGTGATGAGAGACCTGCTGTCCTGACGTGTCACAGCACTCGGGTTGTTTAATCCTTTTATGTTCTCTTGCTTGTGTGATGTCTTTACCCACTTCTCTCTGCTTTAACTCTTAGTTCAGTTGATATTAAAAGGGTTTGCACATTTTCATTCGTTGCCGGCTTTTGTCGTATTCCTTTAACGTTTCAGTAACCTATTTCGCTTTATGCATCTTACGACACACTTTTACGTGTGATTATTTGCTTCTGTTTCGCCCTATTTTACGATTCTTCTTTATACGTTCATTGACCAACAGCGATTCGCCgctttcgtttcattctcAGTTTTCTCTCATAAGCTTTCGACAACTTTTTGCGCCACTCCGAAATGAAGAGGGTAACCGTTAAGCCAATGAGGTCAATGAAGCGATTGCAGAGGAGCGCTATCCCGGGAACACACGGCAGCTTGACTCGcagcaaaacacacgcacgcacataTCGAGGATGATGGAGAGCTTCCGACTTCCGATGAAGTCGTGTTGTTGCGGGGACAGAAAAGGAAGGTGGCTTACTCGATATCATGGAATTTGAGGATGGCACGTCCAGGAATCTCCGAGCTGGCCAGCTTGCGCACGACTTCGGCAGCCTGGTCCGAGGGAAATACTGAGTGTGGCGGTGGTTCAATCTGCGCGAAAGTGAAGGAAAAGATGTTCGGTCAAATGTCAGTTCCTGCGGCCCCTAGGTAAGAGGGTACGTACCTCGTTGGAAGAAACTAGCTTGACGAGCTGATGCAACTGTTCGATCGTGCCCGTCGGGACGGCCTCGATCGTCTGGCCCCGTTCCTCGGCGCGCTTGCCAAACTTGGGCAGCAGCTTCTCCGCCACCTCGTCGCTGATGAAGATGTGGCCGCCCGTCGTGAGGCACTGCATCGATCGGTGCAGACTGCGCGACGTCGTGCCGAAGTCGATCACAATGTCCACCAGTCCGTCGCACGCGTCGTGTGTACGCTCGATCAGCTGCTTCTCGTACAGATCCTCGTTCCACTGGACAATATTTACCCTGTGATTGGGGAAGAGTGACAGCGGTTAGTGTCCAAGGCGGTCTCACCTACTTCTCACATTCGCGCTGCTTACCGTTCACACTTCTTCGCCACGAGGAACCCTTCGTCCCGCAGACTGGCGACGGTGATCTGTATCTTGTCCTTGGTGGCCGGCGTGTAGAAGTGCTGTGCCGCGATACGGACCGCCCACAGGGCCAGCCCGCCCGTGCCCACGATCAGGATCTTCACCTTTTCGCCCGGTCGGCTCTTGAGCAGATCGTCCACGATCTTGTGTGCGGCGATAATGGCACTTTGGGCCAGCAGCGCACCGGTCGGGAGTGTGGCCGCCACGCTCAGCGACAGCGCATCCGGGATCGGGATCAAGTAGCGCAGATCGGGCACCATCATCAGCTCGGAGTAACCGTGCGGCACTCCCTCGTACGGGTACAGGATGACACGCTGGCCCACCTTGAACCCGCAGTCGGCCGGCAGCTCCGTGCCGAGCGACTCGATGACGCCGGCCACCTCGAAGCCGGGGAACAGCGCCCCATCCCGGACGCCCTGGTGGGCCTGTGGGTTGTGCTGGATGGCCACcgactgctggtggtgctggacCGGGACACTGTCCGGGCCCTCCTCGCTGATGCTCGTGAAGCTGCCACTCTGCATCTGCTTGGCGAGCAGGTGAAGCGACGTGGTGATGTCGCCCGTGTCCGACAGTTGGCTGCTGATCGACGAGATCGATGTGGACTGGTTTTTGCGGTAGCAGGCGCCAGCGTACACCACCAGGATGCGGGCCCCCTTCGGCGGTGTGTCCGGGACCGGCACCACCAGGTTCAGCACGCAGTCCTTCAGCTTCGGCGCCGGCGACTCGATCGACACCTGGCGGATCAGTTTGCTCATGGCGGCGTTCCGGAGACGTGTGGCGGTGTCCAACGATATCGAACGACTGTGTGCGCGGCGgatggggaagaaaaagaacaccAAACATTGTGTGAGCAAAAAACACGTTCACGTCAATCTGTGCCTGCTTCGTTTCCGCGGTGCGCGATTAAGTAACGAAACGATCGGGGTTTCCGTTCTGACCTTCAGCAACCTTGCCGAAGGGTGAAAGAATTGCGCCTGATTGGTTCGTGGTGGTTAAATGGGTTCGGATTCGGTGGGGACCGAATTTTgttggtggaaaaaaggaagaagcaCCCAATGCAAGTGACGCTGCCACGCGATCGTATTTTTTCCAGCCACAATCTGAATCCTGAGAAACTTTTCATTCACCTGCGCCGTGTTCGCAGAGCTCGTTACTCGCAGAGACCGGGTTTTATTATTAGCCGAAACGGCCAGCACGAAAGCGGGCTACAAACTAGTGCCGGTGGTGTGAAGCATTTCACAGCACCCGCGCTTGTAAGTCGATCTTCCTTCGCCGTGTTGGTAACATCGTTTCCTCCTCCCTCACATAGGTACAGTTCCCACCCGCCTCAGCCGCGAAAGCGTAAGCAACGACCACAACGATGGCGGTGGTTACCCAATCGCCATCGAACTTGGGACACTTTCGGTCTTTGGATCTGATGGCTCGGTACAATGTTGACCAAACTCTTAGTCCCGTTGTCGGTGCCAAAGTACACAATCTCTTAAGTGGTGCCAGATTGTGGAGTTGTCGTTTAATACCACGAAACCGGGTCCTCCGTGGTCATCagtcaccaggcgcctccatgtctccttttttttattgaaagcAGCTTGTGCTTTTGAATATAAATGTAATACTTCtttttaatgtgtttgttCGGATGGGAATTATTAAGCTTTTATGTCAATGTCTGTCTTTTCTGTCCAAGCTGCCAAATGTGCCTTTAAACCTGTAAGTATTTCTGTTTGTATTTAAAATACTCAAAATACCGGTGTTGTGATGCAAAGAGGAAAACAGAGAATCATATGTTTCGCCAGCAAACAAAGCGTGTGTTCTCAATGTGTCAAaggttgaaatatttcacctgaatgaaaaattgatacGAAATATTGCACACTTTCCGCTTTTCCACACCTTCCGCTATCGGTAATTTATGCTCTCTTGGTTCACAGTTTGgtttaaaaacattttattgtaAATTAGAAAAGAAGAATTAATATTTTGTCCAACGCTTCAGACCCGATTTTAGCTTTAGCTTCTTGAG
It includes:
- the LOC128273004 gene encoding trans-1,2-dihydrobenzene-1,2-diol dehydrogenase-like; its protein translation is MAPLRWAIVSAGTISHDFACAVSTLPEADHRIVAVSARGLENARKFAELHGIPRFYEDYAAIAKDAEVDVVFIGTVSSAHYEVSRMMLEAGKHVLCEKPLCVNRGQVRALLDFARTQQRFCMEAIWSRFFPSYAHLRERTVRGDLGRVQHVEVQFGFPVTHVERVRMKSLGGGAVLDLGVNAIQVAMWAFQAEPLRVEAAGQLNDEGIDVGITATLHFPNGGTARLRTSAIDRLPNKAVVTGTKGSITLHDFWCPIELTDIDGTIRSYPLPPSKVECILANSVGLRYEAEETRKRILAGEFESPTMSHQDSLALAGVQDAIRKQIGAEMPEDYIFKD
- the LOC128274605 gene encoding uncharacterized protein LOC128274605 isoform X2, yielding MSKLIRQVSIESPAPKLKDCVLNLVVPVPDTPPKGARILVVYAGACYRKNQSTSISSISSQLSDTGDITTSLHLLAKQMQSGSFTSISEEGPDSVPVQHHQQSVAIQHNPQAHQGVRDGALFPGFEVAGVIESLGTELPADCGFKVGQRVILYPYEGVPHGYSELMMVPDLRYLIPIPDALSLSVAATLPTGALLAQSAIIAAHKIVDDLLKSRPGEKVKILIVGTGGLALWAVRIAAQHFYTPATKDKIQITVASLRDEGFLVAKKCERVNIVQWNEDLYEKQLIERTHDACDGLVDIVIDFGTTSRSLHRSMQCLTTGGHIFISDEVAEKLLPKFGKRAEERGQTIEAVPTGTIEQLHQLVKLVSSNEIEPPPHSVFPSDQAAEVVRKLASSEIPGRAILKFHDIE
- the LOC128274605 gene encoding uncharacterized protein LOC128274605 isoform X1; the protein is MAVQVDNLLLSDIGRSISLDTATRLRNAAMSKLIRQVSIESPAPKLKDCVLNLVVPVPDTPPKGARILVVYAGACYRKNQSTSISSISSQLSDTGDITTSLHLLAKQMQSGSFTSISEEGPDSVPVQHHQQSVAIQHNPQAHQGVRDGALFPGFEVAGVIESLGTELPADCGFKVGQRVILYPYEGVPHGYSELMMVPDLRYLIPIPDALSLSVAATLPTGALLAQSAIIAAHKIVDDLLKSRPGEKVKILIVGTGGLALWAVRIAAQHFYTPATKDKIQITVASLRDEGFLVAKKCERVNIVQWNEDLYEKQLIERTHDACDGLVDIVIDFGTTSRSLHRSMQCLTTGGHIFISDEVAEKLLPKFGKRAEERGQTIEAVPTGTIEQLHQLVKLVSSNEIEPPPHSVFPSDQAAEVVRKLASSEIPGRAILKFHDIE